The Triticum urartu cultivar G1812 unplaced genomic scaffold, Tu2.1 TuUngrouped_contig_5288, whole genome shotgun sequence genomic interval AGCAGTACCAGTAGCTGAAAGTTGAGAGCATGAGCAATGGAGCATAGCAAATACTACAAAGCATAGAAGCAATAATGACACACAGGCAGTGGCGTCCTTGACTGAGCAAGATGCCACTGCATATCAAGGGCACATGAATAGGCCACAGGTTTCAAGCATTGTCACCAGACTTTTCACATACCATGAACCAGAGGGTATAGACAGAAGTTACAGCACTTCAGGTGCAATGCAGTACAACACTGGAATGCAGATGGCACTGCAGCCCAGCCCACATTACAAGAAGTTAAGCTGTGATACAATATCTAGCTAGCTCTACTACATTAGTCTGGCAACTGGCAACAGATGATAAGATCAGGCCCTAGAGGTGGTCATTACAGAATGAGTTGCTAACGGTCACATTGGAGTTTGAGGGATTAGGGTGTAACTCAGCATTACTTCTGTATGTTACACAACCATTGAGGCTACTACAGGCTAACCCTAATTCTTTTTACAACGGAAACAAAGCTAACACGACGGTGCGCGCCTCTACCACGACGCTAAGGTGGAGGGAGCAGAGAGATACATGGTGCTCTCCTTCCTGGAGAATTATCAGTCTAGCTTCACCCACTCGTATCGGCCTGGGAGTGGACAGTCGTTCACAGGATCAAAGTTGTACCTGAAGATTATTAAGCCATGAAACCATGTTGTTAGTGTTATAATCACACTTTTTATCAAGAGCAAAGGCATGAACATATCACGTGTCAAAACCACATTGCACGCTGAGTTGGCATTCTTCACTGCAAAGATATTGAAAGATTTTTTTTTAATTAGACAAGGTTAACTGACTGAGAGAACCAAACAATGTCGTACTTGTCGATGAAGGCTTGCTGTTGCGGTTGCTCCGCAGCAGAGAAGAACTCATTCATCTCTGCTGAACTTGGAATAATATGGCGCGCTGGAGCTTGCACCCTGCGATGGGAATTCGAGTGGCTCGGTCTTGTTGTGGATCCAGGAGTG includes:
- the LOC125529022 gene encoding cyclin-dependent kinase inhibitor 4-like isoform X1, whose protein sequence is MGSRGTRETTPCSLIRDSGMISTPGSTTRPSHSNSHRRVQAPARHIIPSSAEMNEFFSAAEQPQQQAFIDKYNFDPVNDCPLPGRYEWVKLD
- the LOC125529022 gene encoding cyclin-dependent kinase inhibitor 4-like isoform X2, which translates into the protein MGRGTRETTPCSLIRDSGMISTPGSTTRPSHSNSHRRVQAPARHIIPSSAEMNEFFSAAEQPQQQAFIDKYNFDPVNDCPLPGRYEWVKLD